The following proteins come from a genomic window of Paenibacillus sp. CAA11:
- a CDS encoding class I SAM-dependent methyltransferase: protein MAGLIYQVISGVLAAVILFGALSIVLISWKNGITPMPSSAYARRVVTRELKQIGTRGNLVEAGSGWGHLALEIGAHCSGWSIVGIENSQIPLGVSQLAARLRRLRNVRFLRGDLYTFPYEDVDVVVCYLFPGAMTRLSKLLRTRLSPGAKVISVCFALPGWTPERIITCRDTYQTKIYVYAR from the coding sequence ATGGCAGGGTTAATCTATCAAGTAATTTCAGGCGTGCTGGCGGCAGTCATCCTATTCGGTGCCTTATCCATTGTGCTCATCAGCTGGAAGAACGGCATTACCCCTATGCCATCCTCAGCCTACGCCCGGCGCGTCGTGACGAGGGAGCTTAAGCAAATTGGAACGCGGGGGAATCTGGTCGAGGCTGGATCGGGTTGGGGGCATCTTGCTCTGGAGATTGGGGCGCACTGTAGCGGATGGAGCATCGTAGGAATTGAGAATTCGCAAATCCCGCTTGGGGTCTCCCAGCTTGCTGCTAGACTGCGCAGACTTAGGAATGTTCGCTTCCTGCGGGGAGATTTATATACCTTTCCTTACGAGGATGTGGATGTGGTCGTGTGTTATCTTTTTCCCGGTGCGATGACCCGTCTGAGTAAACTGCTGCGAACACGTCTTTCGCCCGGAGCCAAGGTGATCAGCGTCTGCTTCGCGCTTCCCGGCTGGACGCCGGAGCGCATCATTACCTGCCGGGATACTTATCAAACTAAAATATATGTCTATGCTAGATAG